The Sagittula stellata E-37 sequence AGGGCGGCGCGCTGCGCGAAATCCGGCTGCATCCGCTGTGGCACTATCATGAAAAACGGTCGCAACGGGGACTTCCCCGGATCGCCGACCGCGAAACCGGAGACCGGATCATCGAGAAGATGGCCGAATACTCCGCCCCCTTCAAAACCGAGATCTCCAATGAGGATGGCGTTGGAGTGATCAGAATCTGAGGCGCCATACACCGCAGGCAAAGAAGCAGAAAAAAGCCATCGCCACCAACAGGGAAAGACACATGGACATGAAAACCAAACTCATCACGGCCGGTCTGCTGACCGCACTTCAGGCGGGCATCGCCCTGCCCGCCGCAGCGCAGGAATTCCCCTGCTCGACCCTGCGCTGGGTCGTGCCATACTCCGCCGGCGGCGGCCTCGACTGGGCCACCCGCCTGCTGACCGATGGCGTCTCTGAAAACCTTGGCGGCGTTTCGATCGTGGTCGACAACCGCCCTGGTGCAACCGGCGCCGTCGGTGGCAAGGAGGTCGTCAAGGCCGACGCGGATGGCTGCACGATCATGGGGATCACCAACTCGATGGTGGTCAACCAGGCGATCAAGGGCCCGGAGGCTGTCGGCTTCGACCTGACGACCGACTTTGATCCGGTCGTCGCGCTGGCCACCACACCCTACTTCATCACCGCGAACGCCGATCTTGGCGTGACAAACCTGCCGGAGCTGATCGAGAAGGCCAAGGAAACGCCGAACGAGATTCCCTACTCGACGTCCGGAAACACCTCGCTTCAGGCGCTGACCTACGGTCTGCTCAAGACCCAAGCCGGCATCGAGATGATCGAGATCCCCTACAAAGGGGGCGGCGAGATGTTCGCGGACTTCCTGTCCGGTCGCGTGCCGCTGTTCCTCGCCTATCCCTACGAGGTCGCCGACTACGTTGAGGAAGGCAAGGTCAACTATCTCGCCGTGACCTCGGCCGAACGGCACCCGCTGCTGCCCGACGTACCGACCGTGGCCGAAACCCTCGAAGGCTACGAGGTCACGCAGACCTACGGCGTCGTCGTTCCCGCCGGAGCACCCGAAGACGTTGTGGCCATGATCCACGACGCCATCGTAGCCACCCTCACGACCGAGGACATCGCGGACAAACTGCAGTCCGAAACGTCCTTCGTGGTCGAGGCGGGAAGCTCCGAGGAATATGGCGAGATGATCTCCAACAACGTGAACAAGTTTCAATCGGTGGCCAAGGGCCTTGGCCTGATCGACTGAACAGGATCGACCGATGCGGGGCCGCGTTTCATCGCGGCCCCGTGTCAGAATTGCGGCTTCTGGCCGCCCTACCCTCGCGCCGAGACGGCGCGAAAAATCCCAAAAGGAAATGAAGATGGCCGATATGCCCAGAGGCAGGCAGCTCGAAACCTTTGTTGCATCAACAAATTATGACACGATCCCCGAAGAGGTCAGAGAGGCCGCCCGTCAGGCCCTGGTGGACTATATCGGTGTGTCGATTGCAGGCCACAACAGCGCGGCGGCAGCGCCCGCCGAGAAAACCGTCGCTCGCTGGGCCGCCGCGGGCAACGCACGGGTCATCCTTGGCCCGAAGACCAACCCGGCCCTTGCGGCACTGGCCAACGGGTCCATGACCCATGCTTACGACATGGACGACACCCACAGTCAGGGGTGCGGGCATCCCTC is a genomic window containing:
- a CDS encoding Bug family tripartite tricarboxylate transporter substrate binding protein encodes the protein MKTKLITAGLLTALQAGIALPAAAQEFPCSTLRWVVPYSAGGGLDWATRLLTDGVSENLGGVSIVVDNRPGATGAVGGKEVVKADADGCTIMGITNSMVVNQAIKGPEAVGFDLTTDFDPVVALATTPYFITANADLGVTNLPELIEKAKETPNEIPYSTSGNTSLQALTYGLLKTQAGIEMIEIPYKGGGEMFADFLSGRVPLFLAYPYEVADYVEEGKVNYLAVTSAERHPLLPDVPTVAETLEGYEVTQTYGVVVPAGAPEDVVAMIHDAIVATLTTEDIADKLQSETSFVVEAGSSEEYGEMISNNVNKFQSVAKGLGLID